In a single window of the Oecophyllibacter saccharovorans genome:
- a CDS encoding ankyrin repeat domain-containing protein, whose protein sequence is MMKKDPVASFLGVLPLWGTLGLAVMCIGHIQMRSDRLIAQAQADQPPLMKSQNDQQALPAPLSEAETQRKLHEMFDTSTQTQGPLPKAPGLARLGVSEAHLKAVWFDAAREGKTDILAGLVKRGFNPDLQDSKGYTALILATYHDHAPTVQALLALGAKPCAADRKGNTALMGAAFKGEAGLVRLLAEHGCPVNTQNDAGQTALMMASLFGRTEAVKTLLALGADPALVDKSGATALSLAQTQGESAMSSLLQDALKASHSHPATH, encoded by the coding sequence ATGATGAAAAAAGACCCGGTTGCCTCCTTTTTGGGGGTTCTGCCTCTCTGGGGCACATTGGGTCTGGCTGTCATGTGCATCGGCCATATCCAGATGCGCTCAGACCGCCTCATTGCCCAGGCCCAGGCTGACCAGCCTCCCCTGATGAAGTCACAGAACGACCAGCAGGCCCTGCCGGCGCCGCTCAGCGAGGCGGAAACGCAGCGCAAGCTGCATGAGATGTTCGACACTTCGACGCAAACGCAGGGCCCCCTGCCAAAGGCCCCGGGCCTGGCGCGGCTTGGCGTCAGTGAGGCGCATCTCAAGGCAGTCTGGTTTGATGCCGCGCGTGAAGGAAAAACGGATATCCTGGCCGGGCTGGTCAAACGCGGCTTCAACCCGGATCTGCAGGACAGCAAGGGCTATACTGCCCTTATCCTGGCCACTTATCACGATCATGCGCCCACGGTTCAGGCCCTTCTGGCGCTCGGCGCCAAGCCCTGCGCGGCTGACCGCAAGGGCAATACCGCGCTGATGGGCGCGGCTTTCAAAGGAGAAGCCGGGCTGGTGCGCCTCCTTGCCGAGCATGGCTGCCCGGTCAACACGCAGAACGATGCCGGCCAGACAGCGCTCATGATGGCTTCACTGTTCGGGCGCACTGAGGCTGTCAAAACCCTGCTGGCCCTGGGCGCTGATCCGGCGCTGGTGGACAAAAGCGGGGCCACCGCCCTGTCGCTGGCGCAGACGCAGGGTGAAAGTGCCATGAGTTCCCTGCTGCAGGATGCTCTCAAAGCTTCACATTCACACCCAGCGACCCACTGA
- a CDS encoding tyrosine recombinase XerC, giving the protein MPHSRPPLHNDLSTYESLPDGPVDFPPAAEPPVTGTTPALQAVEAWENWLAHEKRVSARTVSAYRHDVLQMLGFFANHCGGELAVQGLARLKLADFRAWMAHEARRGEEAALRRHRAPDPDSLARSRARRLSSCRSFFAYLEREYAINNPAVSLLRGPKLKTRLPRPLSPEESRLAPQGISEQAQDIPTALRDEALFTLLYGCGLRISEALGLDVGDLERAGGSALLVRGKGGKERYVPLLPIVKHALAAWRKVHPTPAPGAPLFCGVRGGRLNPGVTQRVMRHWRRLQGLPDSATPHALRHAFATHLMQNGADLRAIQELLGHASLSTTQVYTHTDEQRLMAVWQKAHPRADQASATPSAPASPPTHRPAS; this is encoded by the coding sequence ATGCCCCATTCCCGCCCGCCGCTCCACAACGATCTTTCCACTTACGAATCTTTACCGGACGGCCCGGTGGATTTTCCGCCTGCAGCTGAACCGCCTGTGACCGGCACCACCCCTGCCCTGCAGGCTGTGGAAGCCTGGGAAAACTGGCTGGCCCATGAGAAACGGGTCAGCGCACGCACCGTAAGCGCCTATCGCCATGACGTGCTGCAGATGCTGGGGTTTTTTGCCAATCATTGTGGGGGCGAGCTGGCCGTGCAGGGGTTGGCCAGGCTGAAACTGGCTGATTTCCGTGCATGGATGGCCCATGAAGCCCGGCGCGGAGAAGAAGCCGCTTTGCGCCGCCACCGCGCGCCTGACCCGGACAGCCTGGCACGTTCGCGGGCGCGGCGCCTTTCTTCCTGCCGCTCTTTTTTTGCTTATTTAGAGCGTGAATACGCAATAAACAACCCTGCCGTCAGTCTTCTGCGCGGGCCAAAGCTGAAAACGCGTCTGCCCCGACCCCTGAGCCCCGAAGAATCGCGCCTGGCTCCGCAAGGTATTTCCGAGCAGGCGCAGGACATACCCACCGCCCTGCGCGATGAAGCCCTGTTCACCCTGCTTTACGGCTGCGGCCTGCGCATCAGTGAAGCGCTGGGACTGGATGTGGGTGACCTGGAGCGTGCCGGTGGAAGCGCCCTGCTGGTCCGTGGCAAGGGGGGCAAGGAACGTTATGTCCCGCTTCTGCCCATCGTAAAACACGCTCTGGCGGCCTGGCGGAAAGTGCATCCTACACCTGCGCCCGGCGCCCCGCTGTTCTGCGGCGTGCGCGGCGGCCGGCTCAACCCCGGCGTGACCCAGCGCGTCATGCGGCACTGGCGGCGGCTGCAAGGCCTGCCTGACAGCGCCACCCCCCATGCCCTGCGGCACGCCTTCGCCACGCATCTGATGCAGAACGGCGCTGACCTGCGCGCCATCCAGGAACTGCTAGGCCATGCCAGCCTGTCCACCACCCAGGTCTATACCCATACCGATGAGCAGCGCCTGATGGCGGTGTGGCAGAAAGCCCATCCACGCGCGGACCAGGCTTCTGCCACGCCCTCAGCACCGGCCTCTCCACCCACCCACCGCCCGGCCTCATGA
- a CDS encoding muconolactone Delta-isomerase family protein, with protein MREFVYASGSAVVFALLVFSAHRAESCCRSQYFILDILLLDSIPANGWSGGEQFMSKQFLTVSKRNTDRFTPEDFAAQSGREAERARALYMEGFIRQIWHRAEGNGACLLVEADSREEVEQKLASLPMVAKGMLTVEQIIELAPYKGFGNAL; from the coding sequence TTGCGGGAATTTGTTTATGCTTCCGGTTCCGCTGTTGTTTTTGCCCTTTTAGTCTTCAGCGCCCACAGGGCAGAATCCTGCTGCCGAAGCCAGTATTTTATTCTGGATATTCTATTGCTGGATTCTATTCCGGCAAACGGCTGGTCAGGAGGGGAGCAGTTCATGTCAAAGCAGTTTCTTACGGTTTCAAAACGCAATACCGACCGGTTCACACCTGAAGACTTTGCGGCCCAGTCCGGCCGTGAGGCGGAACGGGCACGCGCGCTCTACATGGAGGGTTTTATCCGTCAGATCTGGCACCGGGCGGAAGGAAACGGCGCCTGTCTTCTGGTCGAGGCCGACAGCCGCGAAGAGGTGGAGCAAAAACTTGCTAGCCTGCCCATGGTCGCCAAGGGCATGCTGACCGTGGAACAGATCATTGAGCTTGCACCCTATAAAGGATTTGGCAACGCGCTTTGA
- the folE gene encoding GTP cyclohydrolase I FolE, translating into MNDSSTPPASSDHAPETRSDGARLQPAEARARLEDSIRNLLEAVGEDPDREGLRETPERVARLYLDLFSGLYEDPRRHLEKQFSADGHSGPVIVKDIPFQSTCEHHLLPVRGKAAVAYLPDGGRLTGLSKLARLVEGYARRPQLQERLTDQIVAALVEVLRPRAVLVMLEAEHMCMTLRGVRAPGSLTVTLGAHGLWAEDLAARGEILGLMKS; encoded by the coding sequence ATGAACGATTCCTCCACACCGCCCGCAAGTTCCGACCATGCACCCGAAACGCGCTCTGACGGCGCGCGGCTGCAGCCGGCAGAGGCCCGGGCCCGGTTGGAAGACAGCATCCGCAACCTGCTGGAAGCGGTAGGGGAGGACCCCGACCGTGAAGGCCTGCGCGAGACGCCTGAGCGCGTGGCGCGCCTGTATCTCGACCTGTTTTCAGGTCTGTACGAAGACCCGCGCCGCCACCTGGAGAAGCAGTTCAGCGCGGATGGGCACAGCGGGCCGGTGATCGTGAAGGACATTCCCTTCCAGTCCACCTGCGAGCATCACCTGCTGCCGGTACGCGGCAAGGCGGCAGTGGCTTACCTGCCTGATGGCGGCCGGCTGACCGGGCTGAGCAAGCTGGCGCGCCTGGTGGAAGGCTATGCCCGCCGGCCCCAGCTGCAGGAGCGCCTGACCGACCAGATCGTCGCCGCGCTCGTGGAGGTGCTGCGCCCGCGCGCTGTTCTGGTGATGCTGGAAGCCGAGCACATGTGCATGACTCTGCGCGGCGTCCGCGCGCCGGGCAGCCTGACCGTCACCCTGGGTGCACACGGCCTCTGGGCCGAAGACCTGGCCGCCCGTGGCGAGATCCTTGGCCTGATGAAATCCTGA
- a CDS encoding 6-carboxytetrahydropterin synthase, whose protein sequence is MGHRLIAGCSDRCAIPHGHNEYVSVTLGAGPANPQAARLDGQANMLLPFAEAKGRWHHFIDTRMDHAFQLGEKDPLLQWFAQNEPTRLDRLVVTPGDPTTELLAALLMAKLNAILKAQGDRLAVRALEIRETPTNTVRLVGSDPAPYLPAVTRPPEACWWHRADDSTRD, encoded by the coding sequence ATGGGGCACCGGCTGATTGCCGGCTGCAGCGACCGCTGCGCCATCCCTCACGGCCACAATGAATATGTTTCTGTCACATTGGGTGCGGGGCCGGCCAACCCGCAGGCGGCCCGGCTGGACGGGCAGGCCAACATGCTGCTGCCCTTCGCCGAGGCTAAGGGGCGCTGGCACCATTTCATCGACACGCGCATGGACCACGCCTTCCAGCTCGGCGAGAAAGATCCGCTGCTGCAGTGGTTCGCCCAGAACGAGCCCACCCGCCTTGATCGGCTGGTGGTCACGCCCGGCGACCCGACCACCGAACTGCTGGCTGCTCTGCTCATGGCCAAGCTCAACGCGATCCTCAAGGCGCAGGGCGACAGGCTGGCGGTGCGCGCGCTGGAAATCCGCGAAACGCCGACCAACACAGTCCGCCTGGTCGGGAGCGACCCCGCACCTTACCTGCCAGCTGTCACCCGCCCCCCCGAGGCATGCTGGTGGCACCGCGCCGATGACAGCACGCGCGACTGA
- the queE gene encoding 7-carboxy-7-deazaguanine synthase gives MAYAVKEVFYTLQGEGAQTGRAAVFCRFAGCNLWSGRESDRARAECTFCDTDFIGTNGEGGGKFSTPEALARHILSCWQAGCTQPEGARPYVVFTGGEPLLQLDSPLLQAVRALGFETAVETNGTLPAPPELDWICVSPKTDAPLVQSRGDELKLVYPQAHLPPEMFAGLDFRHFWLQPLDGSALPVPQPASSQAAPLDHSGHLASSRADATAQAVRYCQAHPRWRLSLQTHKLIGIP, from the coding sequence ATGGCTTATGCTGTCAAAGAAGTTTTCTATACCCTGCAGGGCGAAGGCGCGCAGACCGGACGCGCTGCCGTGTTCTGCCGTTTTGCCGGCTGCAATCTCTGGTCGGGGCGCGAAAGTGACCGCGCCCGCGCTGAATGCACCTTCTGTGATACCGATTTCATCGGCACGAACGGCGAAGGAGGCGGCAAGTTCTCCACGCCCGAGGCGCTGGCACGCCATATCCTGAGCTGCTGGCAGGCAGGCTGCACACAACCGGAAGGCGCGCGCCCTTACGTGGTGTTCACCGGCGGAGAACCCCTGCTGCAACTCGACAGCCCACTGCTGCAGGCCGTGCGCGCGCTGGGCTTCGAGACAGCTGTGGAAACCAACGGCACCCTGCCCGCCCCACCGGAGCTGGACTGGATCTGCGTCAGCCCCAAGACGGACGCGCCGCTGGTGCAGTCCCGTGGCGACGAGCTCAAACTGGTCTATCCCCAGGCGCACCTGCCGCCGGAAATGTTTGCAGGCCTCGACTTCCGGCATTTCTGGCTTCAGCCCCTTGATGGCTCAGCCCTGCCGGTGCCCCAACCTGCTTCCAGCCAGGCCGCGCCCCTTGATCACAGCGGGCATCTGGCGTCTTCTAGGGCAGACGCGACTGCGCAGGCTGTCCGCTACTGTCAGGCCCATCCCCGCTGGCGCCTCAGCCTGCAGACCCACAAGCTGATCGGAATTCCGTGA
- a CDS encoding retroviral-like aspartic protease family protein — MGSAKRSRTKNHLLAALAVGGSALLATAGSSAAPVTLPDPSIPLLPERPSLCRMQEVARLPLRLTGYSLTTPALLDGGVLSMIVDTGSQGGLLTPEAAMRFHLVPDPQARVVIAGPDGRGHEVPVMLVPSLQLEHLRLTDVGFPLGNLPGVPKIRPPVQGLLGMNVLGIFDVELDLPHHQLNLWDVRRGSAICPSPPPWPGRVGAGWTEIPARVSGGRFFIPFTLDGRRGVALLDSGARSHILSRGFAHRLGVSADILARDPGGVSGGVNTASTTNEAADPARALNEANVYRWHRFHRLSVAGQTRLDPVLTVAPLHDQADLLLGADWFATHRVWLSTDTPDGEGRIYVQDMPQAQPASAASPFRKTGNHTARQPQLRPGRP; from the coding sequence GTGGGCTCTGCCAAACGGTCCCGAACGAAAAACCACCTGCTGGCAGCCCTTGCTGTAGGGGGCAGCGCTTTACTGGCTACAGCCGGGAGCAGCGCCGCCCCTGTTACACTGCCTGATCCCTCCATCCCGCTCCTGCCCGAGCGGCCCAGCCTGTGCCGGATGCAGGAAGTGGCCCGCCTGCCCCTGCGCCTGACCGGCTACTCCCTCACCACCCCTGCCCTGCTGGATGGCGGGGTGCTGTCGATGATCGTCGATACCGGCTCACAGGGCGGTCTGCTCACGCCCGAAGCGGCCATGCGGTTTCATCTGGTCCCTGACCCCCAGGCACGCGTGGTTATTGCCGGGCCGGACGGGCGGGGCCATGAAGTGCCGGTGATGCTCGTGCCTTCCCTGCAGCTGGAGCACCTGCGCCTGACCGATGTGGGCTTTCCGCTCGGCAATCTGCCAGGCGTGCCGAAAATCAGGCCGCCCGTTCAGGGATTACTGGGCATGAACGTTCTGGGCATTTTCGATGTGGAACTTGATCTGCCCCATCATCAGCTAAACCTGTGGGACGTGAGGCGTGGCTCCGCGATCTGTCCTTCACCACCCCCCTGGCCAGGACGCGTCGGGGCTGGTTGGACGGAAATTCCCGCGCGCGTTTCAGGCGGTCGCTTCTTCATCCCCTTCACCCTGGACGGCAGGCGCGGCGTAGCGCTGCTGGACAGCGGGGCGCGGTCTCATATCCTGAGCAGGGGGTTCGCCCACCGCCTGGGGGTGAGCGCTGACATTCTGGCGCGTGATCCGGGCGGGGTAAGCGGCGGCGTGAACACCGCCTCAACAACCAATGAGGCCGCAGACCCGGCACGCGCACTCAATGAAGCGAATGTCTATCGTTGGCACCGGTTTCACCGGCTTTCGGTGGCAGGTCAGACAAGACTTGATCCCGTCCTGACGGTCGCGCCGCTGCATGACCAGGCGGACCTGCTGCTGGGCGCTGACTGGTTTGCCACCCACCGCGTCTGGCTCTCGACCGATACGCCCGACGGAGAAGGCCGGATCTACGTGCAGGATATGCCGCAAGCTCAACCGGCCTCTGCCGCGTCCCCGTTCCGCAAAACGGGAAACCACACAGCCCGACAGCCTCAACTTAGGCCCGGCCGCCCTTGA
- a CDS encoding catalase yields MKTKSPKTGRAPVRKGLSALLVLPLLAGTALVPAAYANPSSGAEAGVSANPAINGTQSVPPLLTQDTGAGVADNQNTKTAGVNGPDLLEDYHFLEKFGHFDRERIPERVVHARGVGVQGEFEASTDLSKYTIMSLFKPGKKTPIVMRLSTVLNRPGSPEWIRDPRGWAIKFKTETGNWDIVGIDFPVFFIRDAVKFPDLIHSQRPDPVSGVQDLVGRWDFFSNSPENTFALTYLYSLRYGVPKSLRQIDGFGVHAYRLVNAKGEQFFAKFHFKSRQGVEGMTMEEQKQADWNYATKDLYGHIYKGDYPKWDLYMKVLTPAQAKALPYDAFDDTKDWVGIPEFKIGTLTLNKVPPNFFQWTEQAAYGPGTMIPGIYPSPDKMLQGRLFSYPDTQRYRIGANYQDLEVNRPLVAVHNDQQDGAMRFVPQRGHTNYQPTSYWSDPWAVVDQTSPGNGKISASAPAGSPFATATYPVGGMAEQHAISPTDDFTQAGQFWRSLSPVEKTEEIKNLAADMHGDDFHQPAHQTLVRCTAYFYKADPEFGSRLAEAINIPVAEVKAVADKVPANP; encoded by the coding sequence ATGAAGACAAAGTCCCCCAAGACTGGGCGTGCGCCCGTGCGAAAGGGCCTGAGCGCCCTGCTGGTGCTGCCGCTGCTGGCTGGCACCGCCCTTGTGCCGGCTGCTTATGCCAACCCTTCCTCGGGTGCTGAAGCAGGCGTGAGCGCCAACCCCGCCATCAATGGCACCCAGAGCGTGCCGCCCCTGCTGACGCAGGATACGGGTGCTGGCGTGGCCGACAACCAGAACACCAAGACTGCCGGCGTCAACGGCCCGGACCTGCTGGAGGATTACCACTTCCTGGAGAAATTCGGCCATTTCGACCGTGAGCGTATCCCCGAGCGCGTGGTGCATGCCCGCGGCGTGGGCGTGCAGGGAGAGTTCGAGGCTTCGACCGATCTCAGCAAATACACCATCATGTCCCTCTTCAAGCCGGGCAAGAAGACGCCGATCGTGATGCGTCTCTCCACCGTGCTGAACCGTCCGGGCTCACCGGAATGGATCCGTGACCCGCGCGGCTGGGCGATCAAGTTCAAGACCGAAACGGGCAACTGGGACATCGTCGGCATCGACTTCCCGGTCTTCTTCATCCGTGACGCCGTGAAGTTCCCCGATCTCATCCACTCCCAGCGCCCTGATCCGGTTTCAGGCGTGCAGGATCTGGTGGGCCGTTGGGACTTCTTCTCCAATTCACCTGAGAACACCTTCGCGCTGACCTATCTCTACTCCCTGCGTTACGGCGTGCCCAAAAGCCTGCGCCAGATCGACGGCTTCGGCGTGCATGCCTATCGCCTGGTCAATGCCAAGGGCGAGCAGTTCTTTGCCAAGTTCCACTTCAAGTCCCGCCAGGGCGTGGAAGGCATGACGATGGAGGAGCAGAAGCAGGCTGACTGGAATTACGCCACGAAGGACCTGTACGGCCACATCTACAAGGGCGACTACCCGAAATGGGATCTGTACATGAAAGTGCTGACCCCTGCCCAGGCCAAGGCTCTGCCCTACGATGCCTTTGATGATACCAAGGACTGGGTGGGCATTCCGGAATTCAAGATCGGCACCCTGACCCTCAACAAGGTTCCGCCGAACTTCTTCCAGTGGACCGAGCAGGCGGCTTACGGGCCGGGCACCATGATCCCGGGCATCTACCCTTCGCCTGACAAGATGCTCCAGGGCCGTCTGTTCTCCTACCCGGATACGCAGCGCTACCGTATCGGCGCCAACTATCAGGATCTGGAAGTCAACCGCCCGCTGGTGGCCGTGCATAACGACCAGCAGGACGGCGCCATGCGTTTCGTGCCGCAGCGGGGTCACACCAACTACCAGCCCACCAGCTACTGGAGCGATCCGTGGGCCGTGGTTGACCAGACCAGCCCCGGTAACGGCAAGATCAGCGCCAGCGCGCCTGCCGGCAGCCCCTTTGCCACCGCCACCTATCCTGTGGGCGGCATGGCGGAGCAGCATGCGATTTCGCCGACGGATGACTTCACGCAGGCCGGTCAGTTCTGGCGGTCTCTGAGCCCGGTTGAAAAGACCGAGGAGATCAAGAACCTGGCAGCTGACATGCATGGTGATGATTTCCACCAGCCGGCTCACCAGACGCTGGTGCGTTGTACGGCCTATTTCTACAAGGCTGACCCGGAATTCGGCTCCCGCCTGGCTGAAGCCATCAACATTCCGGTGGCTGAAGTGAAGGCCGTGGCTGACAAGGTGCCGGCCAACCCCTGA
- the queC gene encoding 7-cyano-7-deazaguanine synthase QueC has product MTDDIPSLHHSHDLARPSWALSGALPLGVARGAALVLFSGGQDSATCLAWALTAFERVETVGFHYGQRHAVELDCRATLRDQIAALNPLWKARLGPDHMIDLPALGELSETALTREAEITYEQDGLPNTFVPGRNLIFMNFAAALAYRRNLRHLVTGVCETDYSGYPDCRDDTMKSLQVTLNLGLGTTPESGGRFVIHTPLMWLDKAQTWRLCEILGGPSLVETIRRDSHSCYQGDRAQEHDWGYGCGHCPACTLRANGWAEYQARKEAR; this is encoded by the coding sequence ATGACCGACGATATCCCCTCGCTCCATCATTCCCATGACCTGGCGCGGCCTTCCTGGGCGCTTTCCGGCGCTCTGCCTCTTGGGGTAGCCCGAGGCGCGGCACTGGTGCTCTTTTCGGGCGGGCAGGATTCAGCCACCTGCCTGGCATGGGCGCTGACGGCTTTTGAGCGCGTGGAAACGGTGGGATTTCATTACGGCCAGCGCCATGCGGTGGAGCTGGACTGCCGCGCCACGCTGCGCGACCAGATCGCCGCCCTCAACCCGCTCTGGAAAGCACGGCTGGGCCCTGATCACATGATCGACCTGCCTGCTCTGGGTGAGCTATCTGAAACAGCCCTGACGCGTGAAGCCGAGATCACCTATGAGCAAGACGGCCTGCCCAATACTTTCGTGCCCGGTCGCAACCTCATCTTCATGAACTTCGCTGCAGCCCTGGCCTATCGGCGCAACCTGCGCCACCTGGTCACCGGTGTGTGCGAAACCGATTATTCCGGCTACCCCGACTGCCGTGACGACACCATGAAATCCCTTCAGGTCACGCTCAATCTGGGGTTGGGCACCACGCCTGAAAGCGGCGGCCGCTTTGTGATCCACACCCCCCTCATGTGGCTCGACAAGGCCCAGACCTGGCGCCTGTGCGAAATCCTGGGCGGTCCCTCACTGGTGGAGACCATCCGCCGCGACAGCCATTCCTGCTACCAGGGCGACCGCGCCCAGGAACATGACTGGGGCTATGGCTGCGGCCACTGCCCTGCCTGCACGCTGCGCGCCAATGGCTGGGCAGAGTACCAGGCCCGCAAGGAGGCGCGGTGA
- a CDS encoding catalase family protein, with product MIQSLPETARTLSRLRPPVPYSDTVEQIQPDETRINQGLEKQLRHIITTVDRDYDEAYRGVHAKSHALLKGTFTVHDGLPAELAQGLFSRPGRYRADLRISSVIGDPLCDAVSVPHGFAVKVNDVPPDLGGGLLPENDGVPVQDFLFASGLTFATPSMEEFLKLFTLLSLTTDRFLFLKIMLSRVLRRVSALAERFNIALPGMVGALGGFLPFNPLAGRYGSQAAIRYGAYMAKLDIVPESENFRNLATDLINVDYDPDAIRHHLWKIFQHEGGSWTLRAQLCRDLAENPIENAAQPWPEKDNPYLPVATIRVDPQDSWSMDRAVPMEEELAYSPWHGLKAHRPLGVVQRTRRVVYPFSARLRGRLDHCPVFAAIPRRKTD from the coding sequence ATGATCCAGAGCCTGCCCGAAACCGCCAGAACCCTCAGCCGCCTCCGCCCGCCCGTGCCTTACAGCGACACGGTCGAGCAGATCCAGCCTGACGAGACTCGGATCAACCAGGGGCTTGAAAAGCAGCTGCGCCATATCATCACGACTGTTGACCGGGATTATGACGAGGCCTACCGGGGCGTGCACGCCAAAAGCCATGCCCTGCTGAAAGGCACTTTCACCGTTCACGACGGGCTGCCTGCAGAGCTGGCGCAGGGTCTGTTTTCGCGGCCTGGCCGCTACAGGGCCGACCTGCGCATTTCCTCGGTCATCGGGGACCCGCTTTGCGATGCCGTTTCCGTGCCGCACGGCTTTGCCGTCAAGGTCAATGACGTTCCACCTGATCTTGGCGGCGGGCTGCTGCCGGAAAATGACGGCGTGCCGGTGCAGGATTTCCTTTTTGCCAGCGGGCTGACTTTTGCCACGCCCAGCATGGAAGAGTTCCTGAAGCTCTTCACCCTGCTCTCGCTGACCACGGACCGTTTCCTGTTTCTCAAGATCATGCTGTCACGCGTCCTGCGCCGGGTCAGCGCGCTGGCCGAGCGTTTCAATATCGCCCTGCCCGGCATGGTCGGTGCCCTGGGCGGCTTTCTGCCGTTCAACCCGCTTGCAGGCCGTTACGGCAGCCAGGCTGCCATCCGTTACGGGGCCTACATGGCCAAGCTCGACATCGTGCCGGAGTCAGAGAATTTCAGGAATCTGGCCACTGATCTCATCAATGTCGATTACGACCCCGACGCCATCCGCCACCACCTGTGGAAGATCTTCCAGCATGAAGGCGGCAGCTGGACCCTGCGCGCCCAGCTGTGCCGTGACCTGGCGGAAAACCCGATCGAGAATGCCGCCCAGCCATGGCCGGAGAAGGACAACCCCTACCTGCCCGTTGCCACCATCAGGGTCGATCCGCAGGACAGCTGGTCCATGGACCGCGCGGTGCCCATGGAGGAGGAACTCGCTTACTCCCCCTGGCACGGGTTGAAGGCCCACCGCCCGCTGGGCGTGGTGCAGCGCACGCGGCGCGTGGTGTACCCCTTCTCCGCCCGCCTGCGCGGCCGCCTCGACCACTGCCCGGTCTTTGCGGCTATCCCCAGGCGGAAGACTGACTGA
- the folB gene encoding dihydroneopterin aldolase — translation MFEEALTAIEVRELVVFARHGVWPEEKRLGQKFILSLTAQADLRQAIAQDDYTQAVCYATLCRIAEEAAQGGPFNLIETLASRIADEVLAQCLPVREVRVTVAKPGAPLPHALETVQVSLTRQRTVPFALGLGGNMASEGARVEDTLRLALERLARTPGIEIDAVSSLYDSAPWGVTDQPPFVNAAALGRTTLSAEQLLGVLKETEEVLGRGVSRRWGRRCVDLDLLFYGAPAHMVVTDHPALTLPHPQLFNRAFVLAPLLELAPDLALDGRSLRAALEVLPAAERKGVVRRSEGALQDEGQERSWNDFARRFACHRGAGKG, via the coding sequence ATGTTTGAGGAAGCGCTGACAGCTATCGAGGTACGGGAGCTGGTGGTGTTTGCCCGTCACGGCGTCTGGCCGGAGGAAAAGCGCCTGGGGCAGAAATTCATCCTGTCCCTGACCGCCCAGGCGGACCTGCGGCAGGCCATCGCGCAGGATGATTATACCCAGGCGGTCTGTTACGCCACTCTGTGCCGCATCGCTGAGGAGGCGGCACAGGGTGGGCCGTTCAACCTGATCGAGACCCTGGCTTCCCGCATTGCCGATGAGGTCCTGGCCCAATGCCTGCCGGTGCGTGAAGTGCGCGTAACAGTTGCCAAGCCTGGCGCGCCTCTGCCGCACGCGCTTGAGACGGTGCAGGTCAGTCTCACGCGGCAACGGACAGTGCCTTTCGCCCTGGGGCTGGGCGGAAACATGGCGTCGGAGGGCGCGCGCGTGGAAGACACGCTGCGCCTCGCACTGGAGCGCCTGGCCCGCACGCCTGGCATAGAGATCGATGCTGTGTCTTCCCTTTATGACAGTGCCCCCTGGGGCGTGACGGACCAGCCGCCTTTCGTCAATGCCGCCGCCCTGGGACGCACCACATTGTCTGCCGAGCAATTGCTCGGGGTGTTGAAAGAGACCGAGGAGGTTCTGGGTCGCGGGGTCAGCCGTCGATGGGGCAGACGTTGCGTGGATCTTGACCTGCTGTTCTACGGCGCGCCGGCGCACATGGTCGTGACGGACCATCCGGCGCTGACGCTGCCCCATCCCCAGCTCTTCAACCGGGCTTTCGTGCTCGCCCCCCTGCTTGAGCTGGCCCCTGACCTGGCCCTTGACGGGCGCAGCCTGCGTGCAGCGCTGGAAGTCTTGCCGGCTGCTGAACGCAAAGGGGTCGTGCGGCGCTCTGAAGGCGCGTTGCAGGATGAGGGGCAGGAGAGATCATGGAACGATTTTGCCCGTCGCTTCGCTTGCCACCGCGGCGCGGGCAAGGGATAA